A window of Rhododendron vialii isolate Sample 1 chromosome 11a, ASM3025357v1 contains these coding sequences:
- the LOC131307442 gene encoding uncharacterized protein LOC131307442, with protein MLLGKSLRSPLLVVDSGTRFCFSSPEIATVAPVVNVNLSNGIPLHVVRGAWTSILPSKKWELLSTTQTENLILSDEERKTWDACRQALSAFNFSAEEDSKILGKAFGQIHSPYWGEERKKEVPTYELVNEILDYLRSLSLSDDDLSKLLKKFPEVLGCSLEHELRTNVKVLETEWGIKGKSLRNLLLRNPKVLGYNVDCKGDCMAQCTRCWVRF; from the exons ATGTTGCTGGGAAAATCATTACGTTCTCCTTTGCTGGTTGTCGACTCTGGAACACGCTTCTGCTTTTCTTCT CCTGAAATTGCAACAGTTGCACCAGTAGTGAATGTGAACTTATCAAATGGTATTCCACTTCATGTGGTAAGAGGAGCTTGGACCTCCATTTTGCCATCTAAGAAATGGGAATTACTTTCAACCACACAAACAGAGAATTTGATCCTAAGCGATGAAGAAAGGAAGACATGGGATGCATGCAGACAAGCCCTTTCGGCATTTAATTTTAGTGCTGAGGAGGACAGCAAAATACTGGGAAAAGCGTTTGGCCAGATCCACTCGCCTTACTGGggagaagaaaggaagaaagaagtgCCAACATATGAACTTGtgaatgaaatattggactACTTGAGGAGTTTAAGCCTATCAGATGATGATCTTTCCAAGTTGCTCAAGAAGTTCCCTGAGGTTCTGGGTTGTAGTCTTGAACACGAGTTGAGGACAAACGTGAAGGTTTTGGAAACAGAGTGGGGAATAAAAGGTAAATCCCTTCGAAACCTTCTTCTTCGGAATCCGAAAGTGTTGGGTTATAATGTTGATTGCAAGGGGGATTGTATGGCGCAATGCACTCGCTGTTGGGTTCGATTTTAA